A window of the Narcine bancroftii isolate sNarBan1 chromosome 4, sNarBan1.hap1, whole genome shotgun sequence genome harbors these coding sequences:
- the LOC138762383 gene encoding chemerin-like receptor 1 yields MRMMTPLMSYEDYLSLFSYPTYSSDELNNEEGFSFPVVLNCIICLLGVSGNGLVMWVVIHEVRKTVSMIWIINLSVADFTFTFLLPFTVVQQALALHWPFGSFLCKFLSFSSQLNMFASVFTLTVIALDRCISVTFPIWSQNHRTVKMALGVSLMVWILAAVFSSPCFLIREIMEDGVEGKTICFYSVKEYILRNLMLSRFILAFLMPFSIITICYCIILVKVRQRWRKSSGRSQRVTCLIIWAFFICWLPFHVLYLIHTMTNLHFTTSLPLATCLAYTSSCINPLLYMYVGRGSCIQIKKRIQITLKLLHEEMSINSSRSEWRLSRAGE; encoded by the coding sequence ATGAGGATGATGACTCCTCTGATGTCGTACGAAGACTACCTGTCCCTATTTTCCTACCCAACATATTCTTCAGATGAATTGAATAATGAGGAAGGGTTTTCATTCCCTGTGGTGCTAAACTGCATCATCTGCCTCTTGGGGGTTTCTGGAAACGGGCTTGTCATGTGGGTAGTGATTCACGAGGTGAGGAAGACGGTCAGTATGATCTGGATCATCAACCTCTCTGTGGCTGATTTCACCTTTACGTTTCTGCTGCCCTTTACTGTTGTTCAGCAGGCTCTGGCCCTGCACTGGCCCTTTGGAAGCTTCTTGTGCAAATTCCTTAGCTTCAGCAGCCAGCTCAACATGTTTGCCAGTGTCTTCACTTTGACTGTGATTGCCCTGGACAGGTGCATTTCTGTCACCTTTCCAATTTGGTCCCAGAACCATCGGACAGTGAAAATGGCATTGGGAGTTTCATTGATGGTTTGGATATTGGCTGCGGTATTCAGCAGTCCTTGCTTCCTGATCCGGGAGATCATGGAAGATGGGGTGGAAGGGAAGACCATTTGCTTCTACAGTGTTAAGGAGTATATCCTCAGAAACTTGATGCTGTCTAGGTTCATTCTGGCCTTCTTGATGCCTTTTTCCATAATCACCATTTGCTATTGCATCATCctagtcaaagtgaggcagaggTGGAGGAAATCCTCAGGCAGGTCGCAGAGGGTCACTTGCTTGATCATCTGGGCATTCTTCATCTGCTGGCTGCCCTTCCATGTGCTGTACCTCATACACACCATGACCAACCTGCATTTTACCACCTCCCTCCCTCTGGCCACCTGCTTGGCGTACACCAGTAGCTGCATCAACCCTTTGCTCTACATGTATGTCGGGCGTGGCTCCTGCATTCAGATCAAGAAGCGCATCCAGATCACTCTGAAACTGCTTCACGAGGAGATGAGCATCAACAGCTCCAGGTCTGAGTGGCGGCTGAGCAGGGCAGGGGAGTGA